One window of the Solea senegalensis isolate Sse05_10M unplaced genomic scaffold, IFAPA_SoseM_1 scf7180000014308, whole genome shotgun sequence genome contains the following:
- the LOC122761030 gene encoding ras-related protein Rap-1b-like: MREYKLVVLGSGGVGKSALTVQFVQGIFVEKYDPTIEDSYRKQVEVDGQQCMLEILDTAGTEQFTAMRDLYMKNGQGFALVYSITAQSTFNDLQDLREQILRVKDTEDVPMILVGNKCDLEVERVVAKESGIGLARQWNSCAFLETSAKSKINVNEIFYDLVRQINRKSPVNAGKTRRKSNCQLL; encoded by the exons ATGCGTGAATACAAACTGGTTGTTTTAGGATCAGGAGGCGTCGGCAAGTCAGCGCTG acTGTCCAGTTTGTTCAGGGAATCTTTGTTGAAAAATACGACCCGACGATAGAGGACTCGTACAGGAAG cAAGTGGAGGTCGATGGACAACAGTGTATGCTGGAGATCCTGGACACAGCAGGAACA GAGCAGTTCACGGCGATGAGGGACCTGTACATGAAGAACGGTCAGGGCTTCGCTCTGGTTTACTCCATCACGGCTCAGTCGACCTTTAACGACCTTCAGGACCTCAGAGAGCAGATCCTCAGAGTGAAGGACACCGAGGAc GTGCCGATGATCCTGGTCGGGAACAAATGCGACCTGGAGGTGGAGCGAGTCGTGGCCAAAGAGTCCGGCATCGGCCTCGCGCGCCAGTGGAACTCCTGCGCCTTCCTGGAGACTTCGGCCAAGAGCAAGATCAACGTCAACGAG atttTCTACGACCTCGTGCGACAGATCAACAGGAAGAGTCCAGTCAATGCAGGCAAAACTCGCAGAAAGTCCAACTGTCAGCTTCTCTAA